The Longimicrobiaceae bacterium genome includes a window with the following:
- a CDS encoding extracellular solute-binding protein: TPDVAQLGNTWVPELAALDALAPLDARVAGAAGVPRAAYFPGIWDTNVVGDTVYGIPWYVDTRVLFYRTDLLKQAGYDSVPQTWAGWTEAMRRMQARMGPGQHAALLPTNEWTQPVIFGLQTGSPLLKDGGRYGAFREPAFRRAFRFYVGLYRQGLAPAVSNTQVANLYQEFERGNIAMYVTGPWNIGEFGKRLPPSMQDKWSTAPLPGPNGPGESVAGGASLVVFRSSPHPAEAWKLIEFLSRPEQQVRFYRLTGDLPARREAWADTALANNRYAAAFRTQLERVVATPKVPEWEQIAAKMIDRADAAIRGAQTEDQALAGLDADVDEMLSKRRWLLTRRAAAAQTKHAAASRPPTRAEVRP; encoded by the coding sequence ACCCCCGACGTGGCGCAGCTGGGCAACACCTGGGTGCCCGAGCTGGCGGCGCTGGACGCGCTGGCTCCCCTCGACGCGCGCGTGGCCGGGGCCGCGGGGGTTCCCCGCGCCGCCTACTTCCCCGGCATCTGGGACACCAACGTGGTGGGCGACACCGTGTACGGCATCCCGTGGTACGTGGACACGCGCGTGCTCTTCTACCGCACCGACCTGCTGAAGCAGGCCGGGTACGACAGCGTTCCGCAGACCTGGGCGGGCTGGACGGAGGCGATGCGGCGCATGCAGGCGCGAATGGGCCCCGGCCAGCACGCCGCGCTGCTGCCCACAAATGAGTGGACGCAGCCGGTGATCTTCGGCCTCCAGACGGGCTCCCCGCTGCTCAAGGACGGAGGGCGCTATGGCGCATTCCGCGAGCCCGCCTTCCGGCGCGCGTTCCGCTTCTACGTGGGCCTCTACCGCCAGGGCCTGGCGCCCGCCGTCTCCAACACGCAGGTCGCCAACCTCTACCAGGAGTTCGAGCGCGGCAACATCGCCATGTACGTCACCGGCCCCTGGAACATCGGCGAGTTCGGCAAGCGACTCCCGCCGTCCATGCAGGACAAGTGGTCCACCGCGCCGCTTCCGGGGCCCAACGGCCCGGGCGAGTCGGTCGCGGGCGGCGCCAGCCTCGTCGTCTTCCGCTCGTCTCCCCACCCGGCCGAGGCGTGGAAGCTGATCGAGTTCCTGTCGCGACCGGAGCAGCAGGTGCGCTTCTACCGGCTCACGGGCGACCTGCCCGCGCGCCGCGAGGCGTGGGCAGACACGGCGCTGGCGAACAACCGCTACGCCGCCGCCTTCCGCACGCAGCTGGAGCGCGTGGTCGCCACGCCCAAGGTGCCGGAGTGGGAGCAGATCGCCGCCAAGATGATCGACCGCGCGGACGCCGCCATCCGCGGCGCACAGACGGAAGACCAGGCGCTCGCCGGCCTGGACGCCGACGTGGACGAGATGCTGTCCAAGCGCCGCTGGCTCCTCACCCGCCGCGCCGCCGCCGCACAGACGAAGCACGCCGCCGCATCGCGTCCGCCAACACGCGCGGAGGTGCGCCCGTGA